The Archangium primigenium genomic interval GGCAGCGGAAGTAGCTGCCCGTGATGATGCGCACCGACTCCTCGCGCAGGCTCGCGGCCGTCTCCGGCGGTAGGGCCTTGCGCTTGCGCGGGGCGATGACGTCCGGCACCACCGACACCTCGCCCGGCCCCTGCGCCACCGGCGTGGCCGAGAAGCCCAGGTCGCCCACCAACCGCAGGAACCACATGAGCGAGTAGCCCCGCCTCAAGTCCCCGCGTCCGTGCGCGAGCAGATCCCGCAGCGCGATGCGCCCGTTGATCTGCATGGCGATCTTCAGGTCCTCCGTGTTGAGCCCCAGGGCGCCCAGATCCTTGCCGAAGTCGGACGTGCGCACGGGGAACGCGCCCTGGTGCGCGCGCAGGGGCGCGGCGAGCGTCTTGAGCGGCATGGCCCGACGGGCCCCATCCAGGATGGGCGCGAGCGCGGGCGTCTCCACCGTGGCCACCTCGCTCTGGAACTCGTCGCCCGGGTAGAAGGCGTAGCGGCCCTCGCGCATCCCGATGACCTGGGCGAGGCGGTCCATCGTGTAGTCGCGCAGCAGGTGGAGCAGTTCCTCGCCGGCCAGCTCCACGCCCGCCTCGTTGAGCGCCGCGCCGATGCGCAGCCCCGTGCCGAGCGCCTGGACCACCCGCTCGACCTGGGCCTCGGAGAGCACCTGGCGCTGCAAGAGGTAGTGCGGCAGCGCGTCCTGCCGCGCGTTGGAGTCGTAGTTCACCGCGCTGCCCTGCGCGAAGAAGACCCGGCGGGTGAGATCCCGGTGCGCCACCACCAGCACGCCATCGCGGCGCAACCGGTAGAGCGACACGAGCAGCGTGGGCAGGGGAAAGCCCTTGAGCTCTCCGCTGAGCACCGCGGGGCGCACGAGCATGGCCAGCAGCCCCTTGAGCGGTGCCGTGTCGCGCGCGCTGGCCTCCGCCAGCGACTGCAGCTTGCCCACGAGCTCGCCGGGCTTGAGCGGATCCGCCACGTAGGCGTTGACCTTGAGGTCCATCAGGGCCGCGACCCCGCGGGCCCGCCCCAGGTGGCCCTTGTCGATGGCCACGATGGGCACCCGCGCGCCGAGGCTGTCGTTGCGGATGAGGTGGCCCACGTGCGCGCCATCCAACCGCGGCACGTCCACCGACATCACCACCAGGCCCGGGCTGTCCGCCACGAAGTGCTCCATGGCCGAGCCGGGCTCGCCCACGGCTCGGACCGTGTAGCCAGCCTGGGACAGCACGCCGGTGAGGTGTTCGCGCGTGGGGGGATGACTCTCGACCAGCAGAAGCGTCTTCACGGGAGCCCGACTCTACACCCTCGGTCCCCACGCATCAGGCCTTCCTCCGGCCCTCTCCCTCCTCGTTCCGCCATCAACGGAAAGGGCGCCCGCCCGCTCGGCCACTTCCTCCGGACTTTCATGGCTCACCCGAGCCGCGCGGATAGGATGGCGCGCGCCATGTCTTCCGCTCCCCAGATTCTCGTCGTGGCCGGAGAAGCCTCCGGTGACGCGCACGCCGCCGAGCTCGTCGCGGCCCTCAAGGCCCGCCGTCCGGATCTCACGTTCTTCGGCATGGGCGGCGCCCGGCTCGCCGCCCAGGGCGTGGAGCTGCTCTATGGCGCCCACGAGGTCAACGTCATGGGCATCACCGAGGTGCTGCCCAAGATTCCGCGCATCCTCCAGGTGATGGGCGGCTTGTCCCGGGCCGCGGCGGCGCGGCGTCCCGCGTGCGCCATCCTCGTGGACATCCCCGACTTCAACCTGCGGCTCGCCGCGCGGCTCAAGAAGCTGGGCGTGCCCATCGCCTACTACGTCTCGCCGATGATCTGGGCGTGGCGCCGGGGCCGGGTGAAGACGATCGCCCGGCTCGTGGACCGCATGCTCTGCATCCTCCCCTTCGAGGAGGCCTTCTACCGGGAGGCGGGCGTCGCCGCGCGCTACGTGGGCAGCCCCGTGGTGGAGCAGGTCCCCGCGCCCGCCAGCGCCGCCACCTTCCGCCAGAAGCTGGGCCTGCCCACGGACTCCCCCACCCTGGCGCTGCTGCCCGGCAGCCGCATGAGTGAGATCCGCCGCATCCTGCCCACGCTGGTGGGCGCGGCGAAGCGGCTGGTGGACGAGCGCCCTGGCCTCCAGGTGGTGGTGCCCGTGGCGCCCACCATCGCCCGTGAGGAGATCCTCTCGCGCTTCGCGGGCAGTGGCGTGACGCCCGTGCTGGTGGAGGGACGCGCGCCAGAGGTGGTGGGCGCCAGCGACGCGGCCATCGTGGCGTCCGGCACGGCGGCCCTGGAGGCGGGGCTGATGCAACGGCCGCTGGTGGTGGTCTACCGCGTCTCGTTCCTCACCTACCTGGTGGGCCGCCTGATGTTGAAGGTGGCCCACGTGGCGCTCGTCAACCTGCTGGCCGAACGCCGCGTCGTGCCCGAGCTGCTCCAGGGGCAGATGACCCCCGAGCGCATCGCGGCGGAGATCCGCCGGCTCTGGGTGCCGGGCGCGCCGCGCGAGGAGATGCTCCAGGGGCTGGAGGAGGTCCGCAGCCGGCTGGGCGAGACCGGCGCCGCCGAGCGCGCCGCCGAGACGGTCCTGGAGCTGCTGCCGCCCGCGACGCCGCTGCGCGCCACGGGCGGTTGAGCCGGGGGACGTCCCCCGGGGCCGCTACCCCGTGGCGCCGATGGGGGTCGCGGGCTCCGCCTCGCGCGCGGGCATCCGGCGGTGCACCCGCACGAAGAACGAGCTCATGCGCAGGCTCACGCCCGGCTCGGCCACCACCTTCTGGTTGGGCATGGGCTCGAAGCGCACGCGCTGGGCCATGATGACCGTGGCGATCTGCGCCTCCATCAGGGCGAAGAAGTTGCCGATGCAGATGTGCGGCCCGTCGCTGAACGGGAGGTAGGCGTAGCGCGAGCGACCCTTCTCCTGCTCGGGCGTGAAGCGGTCCGGGTCGAACTTCTCGGGGTCGGGGAAGACCGTCTCGTCCCGGTGGATGGTGTAGGGCGAGATGGCGACGATGTCGTCCTTGCGCAGCGGGTAGCCATCGATGCTGGTGTCGTGCAGCGCCGCGCGGCCCAGGAAGTAGCCCGGCGGGTACAGACGCATGGCCTCCTTGACCACCTGCATGGCGTAGGTGAGCTGGGACAAGTCCTGCACGGTCGGCATGCGACCCTGGAGCACCGTGTCCACCTCCTCCTGCAGGCGCCGGTAGACCTCCGGGTGCTGCTGCAGCAGGTACCAGGTCCAGCCCAGCGCGATGGCCACCGTCTCGTGGCCCGCGGTGAAGATGGTGGAGGCGTGGTCGCGCAGCTGCTCGTCGCTCAGGCCGTTGCCTTCCTCGTCCCGGTAGCTGATGAGCGAGGAGAGCAGGTCATTGCCCAGCTTGCCGCGACGGCGCTCCTCGATGAGCGCCGTCTGGCGCTCGCGGATGGTGGTCAGCGCCCGCCGCACGCGCCGGTTGCGCGCCGTGGGCCAGGAGAGCGGCACGGGAATCAGGCTGCTGGTGAGGTACTCGAGGTAGTCCACGCTCTCCTGCATCGCCTCGTCGAACTCGTGGGCCTCGTGCGCGAAGTCCACGTCGAACAACGTCTTGACCACGACGCGCATGGTCAGCAGGGGCATCTGCTTGGTGATGTCGATGACCTCGCCATCCACCCAGGTGTCCACGAGCTGCGAGGCGTAGTCCACCATGATGGGGCCGAACTCGGCCAGGCGCCGGTGCTGGAAGGCGGGCGCCATGAGCTTGCGCTGCTTGAAGTGCTCTTCCGTCTTGAGGACGAAGAGGTTGTTGGGACCCATCAGCGGCACGATGGCGTTGAGGAGGCTGCCTCCGTGGAAGTCCGCCGCCTGCGTCCTCAGGACGGTCTGCGCGAGCTTCGACGAGGTGACCAGCGCGACGCGCATGGGCCCGACATGGAAGATACCAATCTCGGGGCACTCCCGAGCGACTCGCATGAAGAGGCCCAAACGGTTCTGGCTGAAGTCCTTGAGGCTGCCAATCAGTGGAAGCTCACGGATGCGCGGAATCGTCTTGGACGCGGAAACGGCGTTCGACATGGCTCGGCTCTCCGAGGCGGTGCGGGCCTCCAGGCTGTGCGCCCGGGAGGAACTCCATCACCGCGCTGCGTGGGGATTGTGCGGTACGTTACCAAACAATCCCGCGCGAGACGATGCACCCCGAAGACAAGGAGGCGACCCCTGGCCGCCTCCTCGGTCCGGCGAGAAGCGTCAGAGCGCGACGCTCGCGCCGGCCAGCGCCACGCAGTACCAGGCCGTGAAGTACATGTAGGTCTGGTGATCTTCACGGGGCGTGCGCAGCCGCATCAGCCGCACGGCGATGACCACGCACAGCAGGACCAGCACGCCATCGAACACGCGCACCATCCAGCGGTCCCAGACAGGCGCCATCAGCAGGAAGTGCGTGGTGAAGGCCAGCAGGACGAACCCCGCGCTCAGGAAGATGCGCGTGGGCTGCTCTCCCATCACCACCGGGAGCGTCTTGCGCTGGTTGAGGCGATCGCCCTCCATGTCCCGCAGGTCCTGGGTCGGGGCCAGCACGAAGACCGAGAAGGCCAGCGTGAGGACCCAGAGCCACGCCGCGGGCGTCATGGGGGTGATGAGCTCCCAGGCGGGCACCAGGGCCGCGATGATGCCCAGGCACATGCTCATGTCCTTGCCGAACCAGTTGCGCGCCACGCCACCGGCGTTGTGCAGATGGGTCACCATCTGCCACACGAGCGCCCACACGAGCGCCCCCGACAACCAGCCCACGACGCAGAACAGCACCGAGTAGACCACCAGCCGCGTCTGGGCACCCTGCACGGACACGTCCCCGCGCACGATCGGCCGGTCCGGCTTGTTGATGCGGTCTTCCTCGATGCCGTTGAGCTGGTTGGAGATGCAGAACGTCAGCACGTACAGCACGAAGTACGCCGAGCCGCGCGACAGCGCGGAGGCCAGTTGCACCACGGAGCCGTCGATGCTCGACCAGGCCGCCAACAGGAACAGCAGGTTGGGCACCACCGTGGTGGTCAGATCGTAGCGGATGAAGTTCCAGATCAGGCGCGGCTCGAGCAGCAGCAGCGCCATCCAGGAGCGCTTGACCGCCGACTGCTGCAGCTCAGATCCCACCAAGGAGTTGGATTCCACGCACACCCCATCGCGAGATTAAACGTGGCGGGAGTTCGCGCTCCCGCCACGGCTACCGCTTTGTTTCAGTTCCGGTCGTTCAACCGCGCGCTGGACTCCGGCGAACCCGTCCGGGGAGACGACGTGTTCTTCGCGTCCCCCTGGATCTGGTTCCAGCCGTAGTTGCTCACGTAGCCCGACACATTGTGGGCCACGGTGCGCACGAGCTCCATCGCCTCGTCGGAAGCGCGAAGGCGCGTCATCGTCTCCGCCATCAGCTCGGACAGGTCGTTGATGGCCTGGAAGATCTGCCCGATGCCCGCGTTCTGCTGCGTGACGGCCATGGAGATGTGCCGCACGGACTGGGCGTTCTCGCGCACGATGACCGAGAGCTGCCGGATGTTCTCACCCGAGGCGCGCACCTGCTTGAGGCTGTCCTCGACGCGCGTGGTGCCCTGCTCGGTGATGCTCACCGTGGTCCGGATGGCCGAGCTGATGTCCAGGAGGATGTCACGCACGCTGTTGGTGGCCTTGATGGACTGGTCCGCGAGGATGCGGATTTCCCGGGCCACGACCGCGAAGCCCTTGCCGTGCTCGCCCGAGCGCACGGCCTCGATGGCGGCGTTGAGCGCGAGCATGTTGGACTGGTCGGCCAGGTCCTTCACCGTGGTGGTGATCTTGCCGATCTGCTTGGCGCGATCGTCCAGGGCGCGGATGTGGTTCTCCATCTGCTTCACCGAGTCGCGGATGGCCTGCAGGCCCGAGAGGCTCTGCTCGACGGCCGCCTCGCCCGAGCGGCTGATCTCGTCGGCCTTCTCGGTCTGCTTGAGCACCGCCTCGGCCTTCTGGGACGCCACGAGCGAGGTCTGCTTGATCTCCTGGCTGGTGACCTGCGTCTCCTGGATGGCCGCGGCCTGACGGGTGAGGATCTCGTTCTGCTTGAGGTTCGAGGCCCCCATCTCCTCGGCGGAGTGGCCGAGCTGACGGGCGGAGTCCGCCAGGGACAGCGAGAGGTTGCCCAGGCGGGTGAAGACCTGCGCGGTCGCGCGCGACAGATCACCCATCTCGTCCGTGGTCACCCACGCGGGCAGCTGGGCCTTGCCGTTGGCGAGCGCCTGGATGGAGGCACCCACCGCGCTCGCGCCCTCCGTCTGGTGGCGCGCCAGGCGCAACGCGGCGATGGCGGCGTTGAGCAACAGGTAGGCGCCCAGTCCCACCATCGGGAAGAGCGTGCGCTCCAGCACGAGCCCGGCGCCCTTCATCAGCATCTGGCCGAAGTCCGCCTGGTTCTTGACGTAATCGTGGGACAGCTCGGAGAAGACCGCGATGACCTGGGTGCTCAGGATGGTCGCCGTCAGGGCGAGCGTGGTGAACACGAACAGGCCGAAGGCGTAGGGCAGGAACCAGCTCTGCCGCAGCCACGCAATACCCGAGCCCTGGATGTTCTGCGTCGGGTTGGCCTGGAAGAGCGCCAGGGCGTGCGGCCGCAGCAGCTGCTCCACCGTCAGGCGGAACTGGATGAGCACCAGCGCCGTGATGGACGAGTTGACGATGCCGCCCCAGACAATGGTCCACGGGGAGGACTTGAGCACGATGCAGCACGTCGTCATGTACAGCGCGTTGCCGAGCGTCACGAGCCCGAGCAGCGCCAGCTCCATGCGGCGCGGCGCCTTGAGCAGGCGCACCAGCCGCACCGATTCCGGCTCGCCGCGCACCGGCGTCAGCGCGCCCCGGGTGATGAAGTAGGCAATCGCGAAGGGCCCGAGGATGCCGGCGAGCACCATGAAGGGCGGCTGCAGCGTACCCGAGGCGTACTTCTGCTGCTCCGGAGAGAGCCCCATCGTCAGCCCCACCACGTACATCAGGGGGATGGCGGCGGTCAGGGAGTAGAGCTGGTAGGTCCAGAAGATTCGCCAAGAGAGACGCTTGATCTCCGCTTGGATCGATGAGGCGGACACGCCTGGATCAGACATGGAAGGTTTCTTGGGCTGAAGGGTGAAGTGGAGCGTCGGAAGACTGGAGGTTCGTCGGAATGCGCGACTGCGGTGGACAGCCTCCAGTCCACCTGACGGTCAGGGATCACGCGGCACTACACCCTCGGGCTGATCACCCCGCGCGAACCCAGGGGCATTCTACACAGAGGCGC includes:
- a CDS encoding cytochrome P450, with the translated sequence MSNAVSASKTIPRIRELPLIGSLKDFSQNRLGLFMRVARECPEIGIFHVGPMRVALVTSSKLAQTVLRTQAADFHGGSLLNAIVPLMGPNNLFVLKTEEHFKQRKLMAPAFQHRRLAEFGPIMVDYASQLVDTWVDGEVIDITKQMPLLTMRVVVKTLFDVDFAHEAHEFDEAMQESVDYLEYLTSSLIPVPLSWPTARNRRVRRALTTIRERQTALIEERRRGKLGNDLLSSLISYRDEEGNGLSDEQLRDHASTIFTAGHETVAIALGWTWYLLQQHPEVYRRLQEEVDTVLQGRMPTVQDLSQLTYAMQVVKEAMRLYPPGYFLGRAALHDTSIDGYPLRKDDIVAISPYTIHRDETVFPDPEKFDPDRFTPEQEKGRSRYAYLPFSDGPHICIGNFFALMEAQIATVIMAQRVRFEPMPNQKVVAEPGVSLRMSSFFVRVHRRMPAREAEPATPIGATG
- a CDS encoding methyl-accepting chemotaxis protein → MSDPGVSASSIQAEIKRLSWRIFWTYQLYSLTAAIPLMYVVGLTMGLSPEQQKYASGTLQPPFMVLAGILGPFAIAYFITRGALTPVRGEPESVRLVRLLKAPRRMELALLGLVTLGNALYMTTCCIVLKSSPWTIVWGGIVNSSITALVLIQFRLTVEQLLRPHALALFQANPTQNIQGSGIAWLRQSWFLPYAFGLFVFTTLALTATILSTQVIAVFSELSHDYVKNQADFGQMLMKGAGLVLERTLFPMVGLGAYLLLNAAIAALRLARHQTEGASAVGASIQALANGKAQLPAWVTTDEMGDLSRATAQVFTRLGNLSLSLADSARQLGHSAEEMGASNLKQNEILTRQAAAIQETQVTSQEIKQTSLVASQKAEAVLKQTEKADEISRSGEAAVEQSLSGLQAIRDSVKQMENHIRALDDRAKQIGKITTTVKDLADQSNMLALNAAIEAVRSGEHGKGFAVVAREIRILADQSIKATNSVRDILLDISSAIRTTVSITEQGTTRVEDSLKQVRASGENIRQLSVIVRENAQSVRHISMAVTQQNAGIGQIFQAINDLSELMAETMTRLRASDEAMELVRTVAHNVSGYVSNYGWNQIQGDAKNTSSPRTGSPESSARLNDRN
- the lpxB gene encoding lipid-A-disaccharide synthase, which produces MSSAPQILVVAGEASGDAHAAELVAALKARRPDLTFFGMGGARLAAQGVELLYGAHEVNVMGITEVLPKIPRILQVMGGLSRAAAARRPACAILVDIPDFNLRLAARLKKLGVPIAYYVSPMIWAWRRGRVKTIARLVDRMLCILPFEEAFYREAGVAARYVGSPVVEQVPAPASAATFRQKLGLPTDSPTLALLPGSRMSEIRRILPTLVGAAKRLVDERPGLQVVVPVAPTIAREEILSRFAGSGVTPVLVEGRAPEVVGASDAAIVASGTAALEAGLMQRPLVVVYRVSFLTYLVGRLMLKVAHVALVNLLAERRVVPELLQGQMTPERIAAEIRRLWVPGAPREEMLQGLEEVRSRLGETGAAERAAETVLELLPPATPLRATGG
- a CDS encoding DUF4388 domain-containing protein, coding for MKTLLLVESHPPTREHLTGVLSQAGYTVRAVGEPGSAMEHFVADSPGLVVMSVDVPRLDGAHVGHLIRNDSLGARVPIVAIDKGHLGRARGVAALMDLKVNAYVADPLKPGELVGKLQSLAEASARDTAPLKGLLAMLVRPAVLSGELKGFPLPTLLVSLYRLRRDGVLVVAHRDLTRRVFFAQGSAVNYDSNARQDALPHYLLQRQVLSEAQVERVVQALGTGLRIGAALNEAGVELAGEELLHLLRDYTMDRLAQVIGMREGRYAFYPGDEFQSEVATVETPALAPILDGARRAMPLKTLAAPLRAHQGAFPVRTSDFGKDLGALGLNTEDLKIAMQINGRIALRDLLAHGRGDLRRGYSLMWFLRLVGDLGFSATPVAQGPGEVSVVPDVIAPRKRKALPPETAASLREESVRIITGSYFRCLGLDITAEAEAVERAYQELAMRYHPDSYAEFDTSEMQDLLDSVQEKLSAAYRVLAVEEKRKAYLQYLVSRVDVGRATTVNVDAELMLRRGEAALKRKQYRSAIIHFEEAVALNPQEPEYYSYLAWVTFLAGVGPKEDRARAAQKVLRKALALNPYLERALIISAIIDSEMADASSARKKLLKVLELNPNSQLAKAALRKVGR
- a CDS encoding UbiA family prenyltransferase, with product MGSELQQSAVKRSWMALLLLEPRLIWNFIRYDLTTTVVPNLLFLLAAWSSIDGSVVQLASALSRGSAYFVLYVLTFCISNQLNGIEEDRINKPDRPIVRGDVSVQGAQTRLVVYSVLFCVVGWLSGALVWALVWQMVTHLHNAGGVARNWFGKDMSMCLGIIAALVPAWELITPMTPAAWLWVLTLAFSVFVLAPTQDLRDMEGDRLNQRKTLPVVMGEQPTRIFLSAGFVLLAFTTHFLLMAPVWDRWMVRVFDGVLVLLCVVIAVRLMRLRTPREDHQTYMYFTAWYCVALAGASVAL